The proteins below come from a single Anderseniella sp. Alg231-50 genomic window:
- a CDS encoding ABC transporter substrate-binding protein produces MSKLNFTRRGLIKSGAAVGAGLAMPTLLTRPAYSYTNEPKGGTVTLGFNVPQTGPYADEGNDELLAQKLAVEHLNGEGDGGCLATFTSKALKGNGILGKKVQFVTGDTQTKSDAARASAKSMIEKDGAVMINGGSSSGVAVAVQGLCQEAGVIFMAGLTHANDTTGKDRKANGFRHFFNAYMSGAALAPVLAKEMGKDRRAYHLTADYNWGWTQEESIKASTEAMGWETVNTVKTPLASTDFSSYIAPVINAGADVLVLNHYGGNMVNSLTNAIQFGLLDKAVNGKDFKIVVPLYSELMAAGAGDNIKGVLGSMNYNWQLDNAGSKAFVKSFGEKYGRPPSNSAQTCYAQVLLYADACERAGTFNPCGVVEALEGFEFDGLGNGPTSYRKEDHQCFKDVLVVRGAQNPSTKFDTLEIVEITPVANVTYPPNHPMFGGDDATLGKCNSGA; encoded by the coding sequence ATGTCAAAACTTAATTTCACGCGTCGTGGCCTGATCAAGTCGGGCGCTGCAGTTGGCGCCGGCCTTGCCATGCCAACACTGCTGACGCGTCCAGCGTATTCTTACACCAACGAACCGAAGGGCGGCACTGTCACGCTCGGGTTCAATGTGCCCCAGACCGGACCTTATGCCGACGAAGGCAATGACGAGTTGCTGGCACAGAAGCTTGCTGTCGAACACCTCAATGGTGAAGGCGACGGCGGTTGCCTTGCCACGTTCACATCGAAGGCGCTCAAGGGCAACGGTATCCTTGGCAAGAAGGTGCAGTTCGTAACCGGCGACACTCAGACCAAGTCCGACGCTGCCCGCGCATCAGCCAAGTCGATGATCGAAAAAGACGGTGCCGTCATGATCAACGGTGGTTCTTCTTCAGGCGTGGCCGTGGCTGTTCAGGGACTGTGCCAGGAAGCTGGCGTCATCTTCATGGCCGGTTTGACCCACGCCAACGACACCACCGGCAAGGACCGCAAGGCAAACGGCTTCCGCCACTTCTTCAATGCCTACATGTCCGGTGCCGCTCTGGCACCTGTGCTGGCCAAGGAAATGGGCAAGGATCGTCGCGCATATCACCTCACGGCTGACTATAACTGGGGCTGGACCCAGGAAGAGTCGATCAAGGCTTCCACCGAAGCCATGGGTTGGGAAACCGTCAACACGGTAAAGACCCCGCTCGCATCGACCGACTTCTCATCCTATATCGCTCCCGTGATCAACGCAGGTGCAGACGTGCTGGTTCTGAACCACTACGGCGGCAACATGGTCAACTCACTGACCAATGCGATTCAGTTCGGCCTGCTGGACAAGGCAGTGAACGGCAAAGACTTCAAGATTGTCGTTCCGCTTTACTCAGAGCTGATGGCGGCAGGTGCCGGCGACAACATCAAGGGCGTGCTGGGTTCGATGAACTACAACTGGCAGCTGGACAATGCCGGCTCCAAGGCCTTCGTCAAGTCGTTCGGTGAAAAGTACGGACGTCCGCCGTCGAATTCGGCACAGACCTGCTATGCTCAGGTTCTGCTCTATGCTGACGCATGCGAACGTGCTGGAACGTTCAACCCGTGTGGGGTTGTCGAGGCTCTGGAAGGCTTCGAGTTCGACGGTCTCGGCAACGGTCCAACGAGCTACCGCAAGGAAGATCACCAGTGCTTCAAGGACGTTCTCGTCGTGCGCGGTGCTCAAAATCCAAGCACGAAGTTCGACACGCTGGAAATCGTGGAGATTACCCCGGTTGCCAATGTCACATATCCGCCAAACCATCCTATGTTCGGTGGTGATGACGCTACACTTGGCAAGTGTAATTCGGGCGCCTGA
- a CDS encoding ABC transporter ATP-binding protein, producing MTQVTKQNPNMASHAPVYFAAHEIKAYYGESYIVQDVSLNVHEGEILALLGRNGAGKTSTLRAIARLDDPMLTHGEVWLDHQPLHLMRSYEAAQCGVGLVPEDRRIIQGLTVEENIKLAQIEKPIGWSIERIYELFPRLGERRKQEGTTLSGGEQQMLAIGRALARDIKLLLLDEPYEGLAPVIVQEIEKTLHLIREQGITTIIVEQNAVAALNLADRAVILDTGTVVYDGTAQEVLDNKQLRHEYLAI from the coding sequence ATGACGCAGGTTACAAAGCAGAATCCGAATATGGCGTCGCATGCGCCGGTGTATTTTGCAGCCCATGAGATCAAGGCCTATTACGGCGAAAGCTATATTGTCCAGGATGTCAGCCTGAACGTCCACGAGGGCGAGATCCTGGCACTGCTTGGCCGCAACGGCGCCGGCAAGACATCCACACTGCGGGCCATTGCGCGGCTCGACGATCCGATGCTCACACATGGCGAAGTCTGGCTCGACCATCAGCCGCTGCACCTGATGCGGTCCTATGAGGCGGCCCAATGCGGAGTTGGACTGGTGCCGGAGGACCGGCGCATCATTCAGGGCCTCACAGTTGAAGAGAATATCAAGCTGGCGCAGATCGAAAAGCCGATCGGCTGGTCGATTGAGCGGATTTATGAATTGTTCCCGCGCCTTGGTGAACGCCGCAAGCAGGAAGGCACGACACTTTCCGGCGGTGAGCAGCAAATGCTGGCGATCGGCCGTGCGCTGGCGCGTGACATCAAGCTGTTGTTGCTTGATGAGCCTTATGAGGGTCTGGCACCGGTTATCGTGCAGGAAATTGAGAAAACCCTGCATCTTATCCGTGAACAGGGCATCACGACGATCATCGTCGAGCAGAACGCGGTTGCTGCACTCAATCTGGCTGATCGCGCTGTCATTCTTGATACCGGAACTGTCGTTTATGACGGCACGGCCCAGGAAGTGCTCGATAACAAGCAACTGCGGCATGAGTATCTTGCCATTTAG
- a CDS encoding MoaD/ThiS family protein — translation MVKVQVWGSLKPALEGADEIELQAASIREVLDQLSDTYPAMKQAITRGVSVSVDGRMYANAIMVPLKPDSEVFVLPKLVGG, via the coding sequence ATGGTCAAGGTTCAGGTCTGGGGCTCACTCAAGCCCGCTCTTGAAGGGGCAGACGAGATCGAACTGCAGGCAGCCAGCATCCGCGAGGTGCTGGACCAGCTTTCGGACACCTATCCGGCCATGAAACAGGCCATTACGCGCGGCGTTTCAGTGTCGGTAGACGGGCGCATGTATGCCAACGCCATCATGGTACCGCTGAAACCGGACTCTGAGGTTTTCGTGCTGCCGAAACTGGTTGGGGGCTAG
- a CDS encoding ABC transporter permease subunit: protein MDAFLLQVLNGLDKGSAYALIALGLTLIFGTLGVVNFAHGALFMIGAFVAVTLQRVLNLSIVTLDPEKKDFLGNPLQIQTPYVEAWFGEATGQAIINWSVPLAILAAIPIMLLIGYVMERGLIRHFYKRPHADQILVTFGLAIVMQEIVKAIFGANPIQTPAPDILAGVWNLGAWLDLSLPYPSWRIVYFVFAAIVISGVFAFLQFTTFGMVVRAGMADRETVGLLGINIDRRFTLMFGVAAAVAGLAGVMYTPINPPNYHWGMDFLVLSFVVVVVGGMGSLPGAVLAGFLLGILESFASTTWATTTIPGINQIIIYLVAIIILLARPRGLMGRKGVMEE, encoded by the coding sequence ATGGATGCATTCCTTCTTCAGGTTCTGAATGGCCTAGACAAGGGCAGCGCTTACGCTCTTATAGCCTTGGGCCTAACGCTTATCTTTGGAACGCTGGGCGTTGTAAATTTCGCCCATGGGGCGCTCTTCATGATCGGTGCATTTGTTGCAGTAACCCTGCAGCGGGTGCTGAACCTGTCAATTGTGACCCTCGATCCGGAGAAAAAGGATTTTCTGGGCAATCCGCTCCAGATTCAGACACCTTACGTGGAGGCGTGGTTCGGCGAAGCCACCGGCCAGGCGATCATAAACTGGTCGGTGCCGCTGGCCATACTGGCCGCCATTCCGATCATGCTGCTGATCGGCTATGTCATGGAACGTGGTCTGATACGCCACTTTTACAAACGACCCCACGCAGACCAGATACTCGTGACTTTCGGTCTCGCGATTGTCATGCAGGAGATCGTGAAGGCGATTTTTGGTGCCAACCCCATCCAGACGCCTGCACCTGACATTCTAGCGGGGGTATGGAATTTGGGCGCGTGGCTGGACCTGAGCCTACCTTATCCGTCATGGCGTATCGTGTATTTCGTGTTTGCCGCCATTGTCATTTCCGGTGTTTTTGCGTTCCTTCAGTTCACGACCTTTGGCATGGTTGTGCGTGCCGGCATGGCTGATCGGGAAACCGTCGGCCTCCTGGGGATCAACATTGACCGTCGCTTCACGCTGATGTTCGGCGTTGCTGCCGCGGTGGCGGGACTTGCCGGCGTCATGTACACGCCGATCAATCCGCCGAACTACCACTGGGGCATGGATTTCCTCGTTCTCAGCTTCGTAGTTGTTGTTGTCGGTGGCATGGGTTCGCTGCCGGGTGCTGTACTGGCGGGATTCCTGCTGGGTATTCTGGAAAGTTTCGCGTCCACGACCTGGGCCACAACGACGATCCCCGGTATCAATCAGATCATCATTTATCTTGTCGCAATCATCATCCTGCTTGCCCGCCCGCGCGGTCTTATGGGACGCAAAGGCGTGATGGAGGAGTAA
- a CDS encoding 2Fe-2S iron-sulfur cluster-binding protein: MFQIQVSTSINGDDTEFSCEADETLLDVLRDRLGMTGSKEGCGTGDCGACSVIVDGRLVCSCLMLGAEAQDREIQTIEGMADGTELHPLQQKFLDHAALQCGVCTPGFLVAAKSLLERNDDPTEEEVRYWLAGNLCRCTGYDKIVRAVLDTAKDMRKPAKTKKPAAKKRVKA; encoded by the coding sequence ATGTTTCAAATCCAGGTTTCAACATCCATCAACGGTGATGACACGGAATTCTCCTGCGAGGCAGACGAGACCCTTCTCGATGTCCTGCGCGACCGCCTCGGCATGACCGGCTCCAAGGAAGGCTGCGGCACAGGCGATTGCGGGGCCTGCTCGGTGATCGTAGACGGCAGGCTGGTGTGTTCCTGCCTGATGCTGGGAGCAGAAGCACAAGACCGGGAAATCCAGACCATCGAAGGCATGGCCGACGGCACCGAACTGCATCCGCTGCAACAGAAGTTCCTGGATCATGCAGCGCTTCAATGCGGCGTCTGCACGCCCGGCTTCCTGGTTGCGGCAAAGTCGCTGCTGGAACGCAATGACGACCCCACGGAAGAAGAAGTCCGCTACTGGCTGGCCGGCAATCTGTGCCGCTGCACCGGCTATGACAAGATCGTTCGTGCCGTTCTCGACACCGCCAAGGACATGAGAAAACCGGCAAAAACAAAGAAACCTGCTGCGAAGAAGAGGGTAAAGGCATGA
- the idi gene encoding isopentenyl-diphosphate Delta-isomerase, translating to MTSEIIIPAIAEDGSLFPIEKMEAHRTDQQHLAISVFVFSGSRLLIQQRAASKYHCPGKWANTCCSHPHWGEAVEDAASRRIGEELGISVPLSKTSIFEYRADVGGGLVENERVHVFTGHADETGLVISLNAEEVSATRWVEVSELAGLLEQQPDSLCPWFAIYISHWNELKLGQ from the coding sequence GTGACATCTGAAATCATCATTCCCGCAATTGCCGAAGACGGCTCGCTGTTTCCCATCGAGAAGATGGAAGCCCACCGCACAGATCAACAGCATCTCGCCATTTCGGTGTTCGTGTTTTCAGGCAGCAGGCTGCTGATCCAGCAGCGTGCGGCGTCCAAGTATCATTGCCCCGGCAAATGGGCCAATACCTGCTGTTCCCACCCACACTGGGGCGAAGCCGTGGAAGATGCCGCATCACGCCGCATCGGCGAGGAACTGGGCATCAGCGTGCCGCTGAGCAAGACAAGCATTTTTGAGTATCGTGCCGATGTGGGCGGCGGGCTGGTTGAGAACGAGCGTGTGCACGTGTTTACCGGTCACGCGGACGAGACCGGTCTGGTGATATCTCTCAATGCAGAAGAAGTCAGTGCAACCAGGTGGGTGGAAGTATCGGAGCTGGCAGGGCTTTTGGAGCAGCAGCCGGACAGCCTGTGTCCGTGGTTCGCCATCTATATCAGCCATTGGAACGAGCTGAAGCTGGGTCAGTAG
- a CDS encoding molybdopterin cofactor-binding domain-containing protein, which yields MNFQPGKDTLKRNFKTVGTRTPRPDGLDKITGRAQFGADVTAPGMLWGLVLRSPHAHARIKKIDTSKAEAVNGVHAVVTAADFGPCPDDVLDIRENVMAREKALYDGHAVAAVAATSRAAAKQALKLIKVDYEVLPHVTDVDEAMKPSAPIINNKLFTKGLDKTPRKPSNVAERFEFGHGDVEAGLKQADLVIERTFKTEATHQGYIEPHACLASMGSDGMGDIWCCTQGHFMVRQVCSALLGMDASALRVTASEIGGGFGGKTTVFIEPVALALSLKSNRPVKVVMSRSEVLRASGPTSSTSIDVKIGMKKDGTITAGDATLRYQGGAFPGSAVPYGAMAAFACYDLKAVRAVGYDVIANRPKQAAYRAPGAPMAAYAVESVVDELCKELSLDPLDVRLKNASSDGSRASYGPNFDVIGLRATLEAAKAHPHYKAKLGRNQGRGVACGFWFNFGGETSVSLNVSADGTIGLSVGTPDIGGSRASIGNMAAEELGVPHDKVRCIIADTASLGYNDVTDGSRVTFASGLAAINAARDAIGKMCERAAGIWGIPVEAVTWEDGAARPSSPNAGKHEPLTLADIADQAGATGGPISGHCEINAEGAGVSFATHLVDTEIDPETGYVKVLRYTVFQDAGKAVHPSYVEGQFQGGAVQGIGWALNEEYIYGKDGTLQNAGFLDYRIPVASDLPMIDAVIVEVPNPGHPYGVRGVGETSIVPPLAAISNSVSSAAGVRMTQLPMSPPKVLKALGRI from the coding sequence ATGAATTTTCAACCTGGCAAAGACACCCTGAAGCGCAACTTCAAGACAGTCGGGACCCGGACCCCGCGCCCCGATGGTCTGGACAAGATCACCGGACGCGCCCAGTTCGGCGCTGACGTGACGGCGCCCGGCATGTTGTGGGGCCTGGTACTGCGCAGCCCGCATGCCCATGCCCGCATCAAGAAGATCGACACTTCAAAGGCAGAAGCGGTCAACGGCGTCCACGCCGTGGTCACGGCAGCCGATTTCGGGCCCTGCCCGGACGATGTCCTTGATATCCGCGAAAACGTCATGGCCCGCGAAAAGGCTCTGTACGACGGCCATGCCGTGGCAGCCGTAGCCGCCACAAGTCGCGCGGCGGCCAAGCAGGCCCTCAAGCTGATCAAGGTCGACTATGAGGTTTTGCCGCACGTGACCGACGTGGACGAGGCAATGAAACCGTCTGCGCCGATCATCAACAACAAGCTGTTCACCAAGGGTCTCGACAAGACACCGAGAAAACCGTCCAACGTGGCGGAACGCTTTGAGTTCGGCCATGGCGACGTGGAAGCTGGCCTCAAGCAGGCCGATCTTGTCATCGAGCGCACCTTCAAGACCGAAGCCACACACCAGGGTTACATAGAACCTCATGCCTGCCTGGCAAGCATGGGTTCAGACGGCATGGGTGACATCTGGTGCTGTACGCAAGGCCACTTCATGGTGCGCCAGGTCTGTTCGGCCCTGCTCGGCATGGATGCATCGGCCCTGCGCGTGACCGCATCTGAAATCGGCGGCGGTTTTGGCGGCAAGACCACGGTGTTCATCGAACCGGTGGCACTGGCCCTGTCGCTGAAGTCAAACCGTCCGGTAAAAGTTGTCATGTCGCGCTCTGAAGTGCTGCGCGCCAGCGGACCGACCTCGTCAACCTCCATAGATGTCAAGATCGGCATGAAGAAGGACGGCACCATTACCGCTGGCGATGCGACGCTGCGCTACCAGGGCGGCGCGTTTCCCGGTTCGGCGGTTCCCTACGGCGCCATGGCGGCGTTTGCCTGTTATGACCTGAAGGCGGTACGCGCCGTTGGCTATGACGTCATCGCCAATCGCCCGAAACAGGCAGCCTACCGGGCGCCCGGCGCGCCGATGGCTGCCTATGCGGTTGAAAGTGTGGTTGACGAACTGTGCAAGGAACTCAGCCTGGATCCACTCGATGTGCGCCTGAAGAACGCGTCCTCTGACGGCTCCAGGGCGTCATACGGTCCAAACTTTGATGTGATCGGGCTGCGCGCCACGCTGGAAGCGGCCAAGGCCCATCCCCACTACAAGGCAAAGCTGGGTCGCAACCAGGGCCGCGGCGTGGCCTGTGGCTTCTGGTTCAACTTTGGTGGCGAGACCTCGGTATCTCTCAATGTGAGCGCTGACGGCACCATCGGTTTGTCTGTCGGTACACCCGACATTGGCGGGTCGCGGGCCTCCATCGGCAATATGGCAGCGGAAGAACTCGGTGTCCCGCACGACAAAGTACGCTGCATCATCGCCGACACCGCCTCGCTGGGATATAATGACGTCACCGACGGCAGCCGCGTCACGTTCGCGTCCGGCCTTGCCGCCATCAACGCCGCACGCGATGCGATCGGCAAGATGTGCGAACGCGCAGCCGGCATCTGGGGCATACCGGTTGAAGCTGTCACATGGGAAGATGGCGCTGCGCGCCCGTCCAGTCCCAATGCCGGCAAGCATGAACCGCTGACCCTGGCCGATATCGCGGACCAGGCCGGTGCCACCGGTGGTCCCATTTCCGGTCACTGCGAAATCAACGCCGAAGGCGCCGGTGTCAGCTTTGCCACCCACCTGGTCGATACCGAGATCGATCCGGAGACCGGCTACGTCAAGGTCTTGCGCTATACCGTGTTCCAGGATGCCGGCAAGGCGGTTCACCCGTCTTACGTGGAAGGACAGTTCCAGGGCGGCGCCGTGCAGGGCATTGGCTGGGCGCTGAACGAGGAATACATCTATGGCAAGGACGGCACCCTGCAGAATGCCGGCTTCCTGGACTACCGTATCCCGGTTGCCTCAGATCTGCCCATGATCGATGCCGTGATCGTTGAAGTTCCCAATCCGGGCCATCCTTACGGTGTGCGCGGTGTTGGCGAAACCTCGATCGTTCCGCCTCTGGCCGCCATCTCCAACTCGGTTTCAAGCGCTGCCGGGGTCCGCATGACGCAATTGCCCATGTCGCCGCCAAAGGTGCTGAAGGCACTGGGCCGAATCTAG
- a CDS encoding ABC transporter permease subunit → MFGLDKKDTTMFLFVIAITLLAPFLLNPFPTESALAQFNAGYPDLMQRFVIFGIFAIGFNILFGLTGYLSFGHAAFLGVGSYAAVWMFKLLSFNIIPAIALSIVVAGVFSLAIGYICLRRSGIYFSILTLAFAQMSFAMAYSVLSNPSFNLTNGETGLQVYASDPQYLKGNGPDVTHLFGLEMNATSTLEFGAWAFQFNTGFYVCAVFMIVAFYIAMRIFRSPFGLMLRAIKTNQTRLNYTGLNSRPYTLAAFVISGMYAGLAGGLLAATDPLAGAERMQWTASGEVVLMTILGGAGTLLGPILGAAFIKYFENIFSKINDTVLHGWFSFMPESIDNFLVAIIYPFVGKGWHLTLGLMFMLIVIFLPGGLVDGGQRIWNRITGKNRTQDEPIADPKPAE, encoded by the coding sequence ATGTTCGGACTTGATAAAAAAGACACGACAATGTTCTTGTTCGTGATTGCCATCACGCTGCTGGCACCATTTCTGCTGAACCCGTTTCCCACCGAATCCGCATTGGCACAGTTCAATGCCGGCTATCCCGATTTGATGCAGCGCTTTGTGATTTTTGGCATCTTTGCCATCGGTTTCAACATACTGTTTGGCCTGACCGGCTATCTGTCATTTGGCCATGCGGCGTTTCTGGGCGTCGGTTCGTATGCGGCTGTGTGGATGTTCAAACTGTTGAGCTTCAACATCATCCCGGCGATTGCCCTGTCCATCGTTGTGGCAGGCGTGTTCTCGCTCGCTATCGGATATATCTGCCTGCGCAGATCGGGCATCTATTTTTCGATCCTGACGCTTGCGTTTGCTCAAATGAGCTTCGCAATGGCCTATTCGGTCCTGTCAAACCCCAGCTTCAACCTGACAAACGGGGAAACTGGATTGCAGGTCTACGCCAGCGATCCGCAGTATCTGAAAGGCAATGGACCAGACGTTACCCACCTGTTCGGCCTTGAAATGAATGCTACGTCGACACTTGAATTTGGTGCCTGGGCCTTCCAGTTCAATACGGGCTTTTACGTGTGCGCAGTCTTTATGATTGTCGCATTCTATATCGCCATGCGTATATTCCGCTCGCCGTTCGGCCTGATGTTGCGCGCCATCAAAACCAACCAGACACGGTTGAATTATACCGGCCTCAATTCACGACCCTATACGCTGGCCGCCTTCGTGATATCTGGCATGTACGCCGGGCTGGCAGGCGGTCTGCTTGCTGCGACGGATCCGCTTGCTGGCGCAGAGCGCATGCAGTGGACTGCGTCGGGCGAAGTCGTGCTGATGACCATTTTGGGGGGAGCCGGCACTCTGCTCGGGCCGATCCTCGGTGCCGCGTTCATCAAGTACTTCGAGAATATTTTCTCCAAGATCAACGATACCGTACTACACGGCTGGTTTTCGTTCATGCCGGAGAGCATTGACAACTTCCTGGTTGCGATCATTTATCCGTTTGTGGGCAAGGGTTGGCACCTCACTCTCGGCCTGATGTTTATGCTGATCGTGATATTCCTACCGGGCGGCCTGGTCGATGGCGGCCAGCGTATCTGGAACAGGATAACCGGTAAAAACCGGACGCAGGACGAGCCGATCGCAGACCCGAAACCCGCTGAGTGA
- a CDS encoding FAD binding domain-containing protein, translating into MQYHAPATVKDAVKLLAGSKGSTQILAGGTDLLVRMRSGFSEPDTIIDIKRISPMCKIARDGKGFSIGAAVSSAEMSENAALAKAWPGVVESAALIGSTQVQGRATIAGNLCNASPAADSVPAMIAAGAKALIRGPKGKRKLAVEKICKSPGKTILKKGELIEAIVLPAKPARTGDAYLRFIPRTEMDIAVAGAGICVTLDAKGVCTAARVSLGAIAPTVLLVAKAAKALIGTRIDDEALDALAAACSAAARPIDDKRGTKEFRIHVAGVLARRAAIIARDRALGKS; encoded by the coding sequence ATGCAATATCACGCACCGGCCACTGTAAAAGATGCCGTAAAACTGCTGGCCGGTTCCAAGGGCAGCACGCAAATTCTTGCTGGCGGCACCGATCTGCTGGTTCGCATGCGGTCAGGCTTTTCCGAGCCCGATACCATCATAGACATCAAGCGGATATCGCCGATGTGCAAGATCGCGCGCGACGGCAAGGGCTTCTCCATCGGCGCGGCGGTATCGTCGGCGGAAATGAGTGAAAACGCGGCACTCGCCAAAGCCTGGCCCGGCGTGGTTGAATCAGCCGCATTGATCGGATCGACGCAAGTGCAGGGCCGCGCCACCATCGCCGGCAATCTGTGCAATGCCTCACCTGCCGCAGACAGCGTGCCTGCCATGATTGCAGCGGGTGCGAAAGCATTGATCCGCGGACCGAAAGGCAAGCGCAAGTTGGCCGTTGAGAAAATCTGCAAGAGCCCCGGCAAGACAATCCTGAAAAAGGGCGAACTCATCGAGGCCATTGTGCTGCCGGCAAAACCTGCCAGAACCGGCGATGCCTATCTGCGCTTTATCCCGCGCACTGAAATGGACATTGCCGTGGCCGGTGCAGGCATCTGCGTGACCCTGGATGCCAAGGGCGTGTGCACAGCTGCGCGCGTTTCTCTCGGGGCGATTGCACCAACCGTCCTGCTGGTCGCCAAGGCGGCCAAGGCACTGATCGGCACCAGGATCGACGATGAGGCGCTGGATGCGCTCGCGGCTGCCTGCTCTGCCGCAGCCCGTCCGATTGACGACAAGCGCGGCACCAAGGAGTTCCGCATTCATGTTGCCGGCGTATTGGCCCGGCGTGCCGCCATCATTGCGCGCGACCGCGCACTCGGAAAATCTTGA